The genomic stretch CGACTCCGGCATCAGGGACTTCGACGATCTTTACGATCACATCAAAGGAAGGAATTAATTTCTGAATTTTATTCATTTCGTCGATACGGCGGGCTGCTTCGAGAATGACCTGCTGGATCGGTAGGTCGACGGTATGCTCGAGGGTCTCTTCACTGGGATTAAATATAAAACGTCCGCTTTTCCAGCTCAGGATGACGTCGATCGCTCCTTCTCCCTGGATGGAATTTGTTTTTGCATGAATCACCATACCGTTTTTAAAATATACGATGCCCACATCATCGGTTGTTTGAATCCTCAAACCACCGTCTTTTTGCCCCAGCTGAATCAGTTGAAAGACATCGGTTAATTCAAAATCTTCTAAATTCCCCTGTAACGCCATTATTCTTTATATACCCCCATATTTTGAAATTTCCGTATTCTTAATTCAATCAACTTATTTGCAGGGATCTTTACGAGTTCATTCATATTCCGAACAAGAGCTTCTTTGATGTTTTCCGCACTCGTGGCGAAGTCCATATGGGCGCCGCCGATCGGCTCAGGAACAATCTCATCGATAATCCCGAATTTTTTAAGATCCGGGGCGGTCAATTTCAAAGATTCCGCCGCCTCTTTGTTCTTTGAGGAATCACGCCATAAGATCGAGGCGCATCCCTCTGGTGAGATCACTGAATAGATGGCGTTTTCACACATCAATATACGGTCGCCCACGGCGATCGCCAGAGCTCCTCCTGAACCGCCTTCTCCGAGAATGAGAACTATTATGGGCACTGGTAATGTAGCTGTTTCAAAGAGGTTTGTGGCGATTGATTCTGCCTGACCCCGTTCTTCTGCCTGGGCGCCTGGATAAGCACCGGGTGTATCGACCATTGTTATCACGGGCATATTGAAC from candidate division WOR-3 bacterium encodes the following:
- a CDS encoding DUF4388 domain-containing protein, which gives rise to MALQGNLEDFELTDVFQLIQLGQKDGGLRIQTTDDVGIVYFKNGMVIHAKTNSIQGEGAIDVILSWKSGRFIFNPSEETLEHTVDLPIQQVILEAARRIDEMNKIQKLIPSFDVIVKIVEVPDAGVEKIHLKPEEWKVLSFVDGTRAIKDIAAKANLSEFETARILYGLISSGLVKIAKKTEPPTETPPAAEPEKKEDKKEGGGLFGFFKKK
- a CDS encoding acetyl-CoA carboxylase carboxyltransferase subunit alpha is translated as MNGLWLDFERPIVDLEKKIEELKGLSGVEEEIERLKAQAEKLKKRIYSNLTRWQRVQLARHPRRPYPLDIIPLITEDFIELHGDRRFGDDWAIVAGIAKLDKYNIAIVAHQKGRDTKEKIKRNFGMPHPEGYRKALRIMKMAAKFNMPVITMVDTPGAYPGAQAEERGQAESIATNLFETATLPVPIIVLILGEGGSGGALAIAVGDRILMCENAIYSVISPEGCASILWRDSSKNKEAAESLKLTAPDLKKFGIIDEIVPEPIGGAHMDFATSAENIKEALVRNMNELVKIPANKLIELRIRKFQNMGVYKE